From a region of the Chrysiogenia bacterium genome:
- a CDS encoding alpha-amylase — MIVYNLFPLLAGPCRAWTPHLQRAAEMGFDWVFVNPIQKPGFSGSLYSIVDYFALNPLLGEPQPQPEIV; from the coding sequence GTGATCGTCTATAATCTGTTTCCGTTGTTGGCAGGCCCATGTCGGGCATGGACGCCGCATCTTCAGCGTGCCGCGGAGATGGGCTTCGACTGGGTCTTCGTGAATCCGATTCAGAAGCCGGGTTTCTCGGGCAGCTTGTATTCCATTGTCGATTACTTCGCGTTGAACCCATTGTTGGGCGAGCCCCAGCCTCAGCCCGAGATTGTG